Genomic DNA from Cucurbita pepo subsp. pepo cultivar mu-cu-16 chromosome LG13, ASM280686v2, whole genome shotgun sequence:
taattaacaaaaaatcaTGATAATCTCTCCATACATTCCAACATAGTAGGGGAGAGTAACAAAATGGACAACCTATATCACCATGAAAATTTTTGCCAGACATATATTTTGCAGCATTTGTACCAAATTGCATTTTGGCCTACTTATGATACGAGGAGAAAAATGCATAACAACAAACTACAGGAAAGTCGAAAGAGAAAAACCTTCAGGAAAAAAATGTCCGCACATTGCATGCATGGGTAGAGAATTTGGGCAGCAGTCAACTCATCTTGTTCAGTTCTTCCCATAATTTGGCTACACCTGCAGGAGAGGGATCGAGGGGGGAGGCAAACCATGAGTCGACACCATTGCAGATTAAACATTAGTACACAACGAGCACCCGCCTCAAATATATACCTAATTATCCTTGGAAGTTTGTTTTTCCGAGCGATATCCATTACAAGGGGCCAGTATTCCGACGCCCTTGAGTTAATCTCCTTCGACGACCACAAAAATTCAACCTTACCTCCTTCCAGATCCATCCCAACTGCTTTCCATATCTCAATTAGGTAGCGGCCAACAGTCTCAATTTTCTTCAGATCACCCCCCATTTTGTTGTTAAGTTGAGCAAACCAGTCCGCAATCCATATTTTCACTCTGCACCCAGAAGCAGTAAGCTTGTTGACATTTATTGTCTTCATCACTCCCTGTACAAGCGAACAAGAGCATAGAATTCATCTCCTCATGTTCAAAAACCCTTGTGTGGAAGAAACTTACATGGGAATTGTTCATTTTACATTAATCTAACAATTACTTGGTGTCCCATTTTTTCCGATAGATTCACACGGAAAACTAAACCCAATTCACTTAGTTTAGGGCTTCCATTATTCATCGAAATGCAACACAATTCATTAAGGAAGGTAAATAACAATTCGAAGGCCAAACTCAAAGATTCATGTAATCTTTACCTGAGCAATATGCATTCTCCCAGATGGTTCGAACCCATCATAGCACACAGGTTCCGGCTTCTTCTCGAGCAAATTCCGCAGCTCATCCTCTTGGATACATTCTTCCCCAATACTTCTAACAATTTTAAACTTCTCCTCCAAACTCAATctgcagaaagaaaaaaaaaatacataacaAATCAAGTAATGTCCAATTCAGATACAAAACAACGACGAAATTGAGACGAAAACAACAAGTATCTCAAACCAAAAGCTTCTTACTGATTTGAAGAGCTTGACGAAGAACCCGGCTCCTGCACCTTAGCTTCAGCGATTGAGAGGGACTGTAAATCATCTTGGGATGGAGCTTGTGAGGGTGCTTCCGTCGCCATTGAAGCCGTGTGAAGAAATGGATTAGAATCTCAAGCTTCCAAACTTTAGGGTTCTTATTTCGCCTTCCGTTTCGCTTGGGCACTCAGCTCGTTGACTAATTAATCAAagctttaattataaaattaacttCTTCTTaattgggcttgggcttctaaaatatttagtttgtataattttaaattattttcaaatttttaatatataaaattaagtaCCTAACGACccaaaaacaattaataattttaattattgagaACTAAAATTAATGGTGTAGGTTAAATACTTATTATGTATTAATACCGCTAAAATGTGTATAATTCAACCGTAATTGATACTCCACTTGTtattctcttgcttgcttatattaCGTATCGtttctttcgaaaatctctttctgtcctcgttttctaaaaccttctcttaaaccgaggttagaggctcgagcatacgtcgcttggtcgTAGGCGACATGAGAACGAATTGGCTcgtctctttcgaaaatctctttctgtcctcgttttctaaaaccttctcttaaaccaaggttagaggctcgagcatacgtcgcttggtcgTAGGCGACATGagaacgaattgacttagctcacttgtcgaaccttctcttaaaccaaggttagaggctcgagcatacgtcgcttggtcgTAGGCGACATGagaacgaattgacttagctcacttgttgttggaaagtgagtgccgcacaatcgcaagtccgctgcacgactctccacaatggtatgatagtgtctactttgagcatgcACAAGTTCTcatggagccctcgaataaAATAGACCATTTaattcgatatttgagaattctattgacatggctaagtttagggcatggctctgataccaaatgttatGAATCACggctctccacaattgtatgatattgtccactttgagcataaactctcatggttttgcggGAAGcttcgtaccaatggagatagtattcttcacttgtaaactcatgattttccactaaattaaccaatgtgggactcgaTTCTATATAATATTctcctcttttattttatttatatttaatttcataattatgtttttttattatttatttaaataaaaaaaaaaaaaactcttttaaggtaattttccaaataataagttgaattttagttgaacttttaattaaataattaaaaataaataaatagatattttatgaaccaatctttaaaataaacaacaataatttgaataaatgatcCAAATAATTCGAATCGGTTAGAATCTAAAAACTGTCTCAACAGGATTCAACTAACTATCCCTTCTATTgtataattaacaaaaataataataataataataataaatcaacaatttaattatttatgaattatcaacttaaaaataatatgctTACCAAACACTCTAAGATTTGATGAAGTCCACGATATATTTGGTATCAactcaattatattttatatttattataatatatacacGATCGAGTCGAGGGGTAGTCAATATAAACTTAGCTAAATGGCCGAgacatatattatttattcagaTATTCAAATCCCGACTCTTCTCATTTATTGTAATTGAAAATGAACAAACGTATCAATTCAAATGTAGTCTAATAGATAAGATAGTTATTACCTTCTAAAAAACTAACGTcgttgaacttaaaaaaatattttaggttatgttataaaatattgtataaaaaaaatttgtttctcCCGTACCTTTCAGCATTTGAAGATTAATTAATTCGAgacgtttttattttaactgaattattttttgagaAAACGGTCAAAGTTTGAACTTAAATTCAAGACACTTATTTAATTCAACACATGGGGTCGTTATAAAACCGTCTATGATACTTAATGAACCGATTTCAGTCTTGTACGGTTAAATGGTCCCCTACtatatgtataattttttcttcaattttttttcaaaacccTATTCCTAATATTTAGGTTTTTAACTCGATCCAAAGAGTATTGTCAGTGGCCGTACGTTGGATGGTCACACCTGTCAGTGGCCGTATGTTGGATGGTCACACCAACTTAATAATACTTTCGTTTAAACACATTTAActatgaaatttgaatataattcaCGCATCGATACTGGTATGATCACATATGTCGGTGTAATTTTTGTAAagtccaacaaaaaaaaacacgacATATTATAAATCCAAACTCGAGCAATGTCAATATAGCCAACATAATTCTTCCATACTCAGTGAATGAAGATATTAATTGCCATCTCAAACGTCGATAGTTTGtccatataattattaaactacaaaaaatcttcaataatatattattatagtCGGTATCTATTTAACCTTGACGTCAACTTAAAacttacaataataattattttaaatatttattaagatCAAAACAACTACAATTTAACCTTACTCTAATGGCTTAAGTCCAACGctcgtagatattgtctacttttcTCTCTTATGCATCACCGTTGGCCTCACAATTtcaaaacacatctattaggaagagatttttaCACTGTTACAATTTCAAAACACATCTATTGGCACACAGCTCAGTGactagttctgataccatttataatagccaAAGCCTACTActggcaaatattgtccgttttgacctgttacgtatcgccgttaacctcacgatttttaaaacaggtctactagggagaagtttccacactgttattataaaaaaaaatgtttcattcctatTTCCGACCAATGCGGGCTGTTACacctacttttaaaattattatgaaaataaataatatttaacgtttgtaatTGATGTTAGAGATGCTTTGTGACTTTTGAATGTTTGACGTTGATTTAgacaaaatcttaaaaaacaaCAGGAAACTTAACTAAAAATATCGAACATAAAAGGACAAAATACTGAAAACTATCTTTAAacgaattaaaaataaaattaacaaaattaatcgCTAATTCCGTCATTATCTAtgaataaacataattaaaattgaataaaaacgTTGGTTTAACTAAACCAGATAGAAAAGGCGGGAACACGGCTCCGATTTTTGCGGGGCTGGGccacaaacataaatatagaAAAGTACAGCACCTTCGTCTGCAAAAAagctaatatatattaaaaagaaaagaaaagaaaagaaaaaaaaaaaaaaaaaaaaaatctgaaaagaaaaagaggaggaagaagaaagaagagaccGGAGGTTCTTTCAACCTCCATGTTTCGTTCCAACTTTTTTTCGTTTCAGAAAATTCATTTCCGGATGTTTTCCTTCGATTCAACCACATTGTTTCATTGTCTCTGAATTTTCGGACCGGATTTGTGGCTTCAGTCCCCGCctgatttcatttttctcaatttttccttCAGTGAATCGACCTGAATCTCTGCATTTCCGGTCCTAATCTCTAATTCTTGTCATTTTGTTCGTTTCAATCGGGCCACTTTGACGCTATAGTTATCAGATTCTTGAGAAATCTGGCTGAACGAGCTCGTTTTGCTCATGTCGTCAAAGGTAGGGTCTGTGAACTCTTGCTACCTTTTGAGGATGCGTGTCGATCtgttttcatgttctttttgTGGGCCCATTTCGATTATATTTCGTGTTCTTTAGGTcacattcttctttttttctttttcttttttacctcAGAACTTAAATGTTCTAGCTCCTGTGTTATTGTGTTGTGATTGCCAAGCGAGTTGAGCAAGGAAATGAGACTTTGTGTATGgtattttcagtttttttttttcttggggATGGGCGGTGGGGGgataagaataattaaattccaTTCAATTTGGACTGTAGTCAAGAATTCATTGGCATTCTAGAGAAATAATTAGGTACTTGAAACATGGTGTAGCTGGGGTTAAATTTGTATGAACAAGTAAACGTTGCTGAAATTTGCTATCTAATGAAAGGATTGATTGGCAGGTTGGCCTTAGCTGAAATGTGGGTGGCAGTGTTTCCTCAGCTTCTCGACGGCATTTCACAGGTAGTTTATTGAATGGCCATCGAACAGGAACCTTGGATTTGTGGACATGGGAGATTTTCCTGgtcttttaaaaaagaacatatTGGGTTTATACAGAAAAACaattcattttcatcaatGAGCAACATTGCACGACTTCAGGCAAACTTTTTAAATGTGGTTTTATATTGGTGCGCATTGGTTATAGTCAATAGTCTACTTTTCTCTCTTATGCATCACCGTTGGCCTCACAATTtcaaaacacatctattaggaagagatttttaCACTGTTACAATTTCAAAACACATCTATTGGCACACAGCTCAGTGactagttctgataccatttataatagccaAAGCCTACTActggcaaatattgtccgttttgacctgttacgtatcgccgttaacctcacgatttttaaaacaggtctactagggagaagtttccacactgttattataaaaaaaaatgtttcattcctatTTCCGACCAATGCGGGCTGTTACacctacttttaaaattattatgaaaataaataatatttaacgtttgtaatTGATGTTAGAGATGCTTTGTGACTTTTGAATGTTTGACGTTGATTTAgacaaaatcttaaaaaacaaCAGGAAACTTAACTAAAAATATCGAACATAAAAGGACAAAATACTGAAAACTATCTTTAAacgaattaaaaataaaattaacaaaattaatcgCTAATTCCGTCATTATCTAtgaataaacataattaaaattgaataaaaacgTTGGTTTAACTAAACCAGATAGAAAAGGCGGGAACACGGCTCCGATTTTTGCGGGGCTGGGccacaaacataaatatagaAAAGTACAGCACCTTCGTCTGCAAAAAagctaatatatattaaaaagaaaagaaaagaaaagaaaaaaaaaaaaaaacaataatctgaaaagaaaaagaggaggaagaagaaagaagagaccGGAGGTTCTTTCAACCTCCATGTTTCGTTCCAACTTTTTTTCGTTTCAGAAAATTCATTTCCGGATGTTTTCCTTCGATTCAACCACATTGTTTCATTGTCTCTGAATTTTCGGACCGGATTTGTGGCTTCAGTCCCCGCctgatttcatttttctcaatttttccttCAGTGAATCGACCTGAATCTCTGCATTTCCGGTCCTAATCTCTAATTCTTGTCATTTTGTTCGTTTCAATCGGGCCACTTTGACGCTATAGTTATCAGATTCTTGAGAAATCTGGCTGAACGAGCTCGTTTTGCTCATGTCGTCAAAGGTAGGGTCTGTGAACTCTTGCTACCTTTTGAGGATGCGTGTCGATCtgttttcatgttctttttgTGGGCCCATTTCGATTATATTTCGTGTTCTTTAGGTcacattcttctttttttctttttcttttttacctcAGAACTTAAATGTTCTAGCTCCTGTGTTATTGTGTTGTGATTGCCAAGCGAGTTGAGCAAGGAAATGAGACTTTGTGTATGgtattttcagtttttttttttcttggggATGGGCGGTGGGGGgataagaataattaaattccaTTCAATTTGGACTGTAGTCAAGAATTCATTGGCATTCTAGAGAAATAATTAGGTACTTGAAACATGGTGTAGCTGGGGTTAAATTTGTATGAACAAGTAAACGTTGCTGAAATTTGCTATCTAATGAAAGGATTGATTGGCAGGTTGGCCTTAGCTGAAATGTGGGTGGCAGTGTTTCCTCAGCTTCTCGACGGCATTTCACAGGTAGTTTATTGAATGGCCATCGAACAGGAACCTTGGATTTGTGGACATGGGAGATTTTCCTGgtcttttaaaaaagaacatatTGGGTTTATACAGAAAAACaattcattttcatcaatGAGCAACATTGCACGACTTCAGGCAAACTTTTTAAATGTGGTTTTATATTGGTGCGCATTGGTTATAGTCAATATTTGTAAAAACATAAAGCTGCATCTCTTTTTTGTACATTCTCTGGTTTTCCTCTAGTAACATTATAAAATAGTTAGTGGTTTGGAATCTTTTAGCTCCGCATTCTCGGGGATCATGGAAAGAGTGGATCATTGTGGATTGTGTTATGAACTCATATTTTGAGTTGTACTCAGCTGGTCGGAAGTTCTGGTGAATGGCTGAATGTAAGTCTCTCTGTTTATCAGAAATTGTTTGCGCACGAGATATTCTGGTTTTTCTCATATATCCATATTTAACCTTAAGCTGTCTCTAACATTAGCCAAACTGAAACTGGAGCTGGTGGAGTGGTTAAATTGTTTGCTTCCCCATATAAATTTGCCATTTGATGCTTCTGTTGAGGAGTTGAGAGCATGCTTGAGCGATGGAACAGTACTATGCAGCATATTGGAGAAACTATGCCCTGGGGCAGTCCAGGTTAGATGACATTTGGTGGCCTTTGTTTATAACTTTTCTGTTCTTGTATACTTTTTTCCATATGTTAATTTCCttaggtttatttatttatttagtttttaatattgattccagaaatttcttttcttttctttaggGGGGCAATTCTAAGCCCATCAATCCTAATATTGAAAGTTTTTTGATAACTTTGGATGAATTAGGACTTCCTGGCTTTGAACCATCTGTCCTAGAGCAGGTAATTACTTTAATCTGATGCAATGCGATTGTGACGGTACATACTATTCTTCTCTGCCAGATGGATCATGAAAAGTATGTGAACGCTTGTTTATTATTCCATACTTGAGTGAGTCAATTTTAacgtgaattttttttatttcattcaaatgAGCTACTTGAATAACCGGTGTAATTATTATCTTCTTTAGAGCTAAAATAACAttagaattaaacaaaacataattcaacatGATGAAATcgaaattttaaagttaaatttgaTTGGTAAAAAATGGGTTAACCTTGAATAGTAAATGGATCATTTGAATTTGGTGCCATGACTTTTatctagaagaaaaatttggtgTTGTGAGATATACTTGTGCTCCTTCGCAATATTTACCTTGCGTAATTGGACTTGGATTTTATAACCATAGATCTATTCCTGTAAAAACGTATAATTATTGTGTTTCATCATTTTTCACAATTGTTATTCAACTTGAAAAGAATACCTTAGTTCAgttatgtatatatgtatgctGAATTAATCAGTTTGATGGTAAAGTTTCAAAACCTTTTATATATTGAAATCTGAGCAGAGATTGTTTACAGGGATCTATTGCTCCAGTTTTGCACTGCCTGAGCACACTTCGAGCTTCATTTGATTTGAGTGCTGGAGATGAGtacattcaaaattattcacGAAAGAAATGGAACTTATATGAAGTAGAATCATTAGATGGAATCAATAATTTCTCTGGGCTAAGATTCCAGGATTTTCAGAATGGTTCAGTTATATCAAGTATGTACAGgatcagaagaaaaattttaattgtgcAAAGATTTCATTCAGAGTACATTATGAAGTTTATTTACGGTTGactttcttgattttgaaagGTCTATGTTCTTGAACCTTGGGGATTTCTTTTTCCCAACAATTAAATTTAGCTCCAGCCTAATGATATTTGTTATGGATGTG
This window encodes:
- the LOC111809285 gene encoding tyrosine--tRNA ligase 1, cytoplasmic; this translates as MATEAPSQAPSQDDLQSLSIAEAKVQEPGSSSSSSNQLSLEEKFKIVRSIGEECIQEDELRNLLEKKPEPVCYDGFEPSGRMHIAQGVMKTINVNKLTASGCRVKIWIADWFAQLNNKMGGDLKKIETVGRYLIEIWKAVGMDLEGGKVEFLWSSKEINSRASEYWPLVMDIARKNKLPRIIRCSQIMGRTEQDELTAAQILYPCMQCADIFFLKADICQLGMDQRKVNVLAREYCDDIKRKNKPIILSHHMLPGLQQGQEKMSKSDPSSSIFMEDDEAEVNLKIKKAYCPPLIVEGNPCLEYIKYLIFPWFKEFTVERNADHGGNKTFTTFEELVADYASGVLHPGDLKPALSKALNKILEPVRDHFKNDSNAKDLLKRVKAYRVTR